Proteins from a genomic interval of Denticeps clupeoides chromosome 20, fDenClu1.1, whole genome shotgun sequence:
- the rpa3 gene encoding replication protein A 14 kDa subunit, with protein sequence MAGVFESPKARINASMLTQYVSKPVCLVGRVEKIHPTGNSFTLSDGEGKTASVELNEPLEGELSGIVEVVGMVSNKGTVMASAYNAYRDDKGIPFDLELYNEALKVVHDYPQYYPFQQ encoded by the exons ATGGCGGGCGTGTTCGAGTCTCCCAAGGCCAGGATCAACGCGTCTATGCTGACCCAGTACGTCAGCAAGCCCGTGTGTCTCGTCGGACGGGTGGAGAAG ATTCACCCCACGGGGAATTCCTTCACGCTGTCGGACGGAGAGGGCAAGACCGCGTCGGTGGAACTAAACGAGCCT cTTGAAGGGGAGTTGAGCGGAATTGTGGAAGTGGTTGGCATGGTGTCCAACAAGGGGACAGTCATGGCTTCTGCCTATAATGCATATAGAGACGACAAAGGGATCCCGTTCG ATTTAGAGCTGTACAACGAAGCCCTGAAAGTGGTCCACGACTACCCACAGTACTACCCCTTTCAGCAATAA